A DNA window from Acetobacter aceti NBRC 14818 contains the following coding sequences:
- a CDS encoding ATP-dependent nuclease codes for MKLQKVTISNFRRLEKVTIDIEEKETLFVGPNNSGKTSATAIFRAFLGGREFKIHDFSVSCLTDFEQFSKTGNSADLPEIGLDLWFEIDPNTIAFGRVFTLLPKLSDFTQVGFRLRFGIDDAKKLREEYFAAYPAGEDGRHARSLSQYLATDTNLNRHAATRYASLEEVAADDGETTIVATPLEPDEGKRLVRQLVRAEFVDAQRNINDDDNSRSNRLSAAFASFYRKNLDQAAYAVEAHQVIDENNAALTRHYEKQFAPLIDLIKGLGVPSVNDRELKIISSLSPESALRGNTELLYVDPHRQHELPELYNGLGFKNLIYMAIQARHFHTQWLATPENRPLCLLIFIEEPEVHLHAQVQQSFIANIWSVIEDSAKAAGQSALMPQIIITTHSSHILDAINFEKVRYFQRCHLTGEAAKDGIRNASDVRSLRTFQPEADVIEGVAISPEDTLTFLKRYLRLTHCDLFFADAVILVEGAAEKLLLPSMIETSAARLRACYLTILEVGGAYAHRFEGLLDFLRIPYLVVTDLDSVEPTGYPSTCRADVANARTSNASLKKLCGKGTVAELVAMSHSDKISASKDRCIAFEYGVLVSEGGAQFEMIPRTLEEAIAYENFALLRTGTLSIGKVIPAPLPDAYTVIYERIGSKDFKKTDFAMDLLAAKSSWTVPTYIAEGLRWLELRLCGEPAPQPSQDGKAGTANTGGNTDAGTTA; via the coding sequence ATGAAGCTTCAGAAGGTCACGATCAGCAATTTTCGGCGCCTTGAGAAGGTGACGATTGATATAGAGGAAAAGGAGACCTTGTTCGTCGGTCCAAACAACAGCGGAAAGACTTCGGCTACTGCCATTTTCCGCGCGTTTCTTGGCGGACGTGAGTTCAAGATCCACGACTTCTCGGTCTCATGCCTTACCGATTTCGAACAGTTTTCCAAAACTGGCAACTCTGCCGACCTCCCGGAGATCGGTCTCGACCTCTGGTTCGAGATTGATCCCAACACCATTGCCTTCGGTCGAGTCTTTACCCTTCTTCCCAAATTGTCAGATTTCACACAGGTCGGTTTTCGCTTACGGTTTGGCATCGACGATGCCAAGAAATTGCGCGAAGAATATTTCGCGGCCTATCCCGCAGGCGAGGACGGTCGACACGCTCGCAGCTTATCTCAGTATCTCGCCACCGATACAAACCTCAACCGTCACGCCGCTACGCGCTATGCTTCGCTTGAGGAAGTAGCAGCGGATGACGGCGAAACCACTATCGTCGCCACCCCGTTGGAGCCGGATGAGGGTAAACGGCTCGTACGCCAATTGGTCCGTGCCGAATTTGTCGATGCCCAGCGCAACATCAACGATGATGATAATAGTCGCAGCAACCGCCTTTCTGCAGCTTTTGCTTCTTTCTATCGTAAAAATCTCGATCAAGCCGCATATGCGGTCGAAGCGCACCAAGTGATTGATGAGAATAATGCCGCTTTAACCCGGCATTATGAGAAGCAATTCGCACCGCTCATCGATCTTATCAAGGGGCTGGGCGTGCCGTCGGTCAATGACCGTGAACTGAAAATTATATCCTCGCTCAGTCCGGAAAGCGCACTGCGAGGAAACACCGAACTCCTCTATGTCGATCCTCATCGACAACACGAGCTACCCGAGCTTTATAACGGGCTCGGCTTCAAGAACCTTATCTATATGGCGATTCAGGCACGTCACTTCCATACACAGTGGCTTGCCACGCCGGAGAACCGACCGCTTTGTCTGCTAATTTTTATCGAGGAGCCTGAAGTCCATCTTCATGCTCAGGTTCAACAAAGCTTCATCGCCAATATATGGAGTGTGATTGAGGACTCCGCCAAAGCAGCTGGTCAGTCGGCTTTGATGCCACAAATCATTATCACTACCCATTCCTCGCATATCCTCGACGCCATCAATTTTGAGAAAGTTCGCTATTTCCAGCGCTGCCATCTTACTGGCGAAGCTGCGAAGGATGGCATACGCAACGCATCTGACGTTCGCAGCCTACGTACATTCCAACCGGAGGCCGATGTTATAGAAGGCGTGGCAATTTCACCCGAGGATACTCTGACGTTCCTAAAACGCTATCTCCGGCTCACGCACTGCGACTTGTTCTTCGCCGACGCCGTAATTCTCGTAGAAGGCGCCGCCGAAAAGCTTTTACTGCCGTCGATGATTGAGACCTCAGCAGCTCGATTGCGTGCGTGCTATCTTACCATCCTTGAGGTAGGGGGGGCCTATGCCCACCGTTTCGAAGGGCTGCTCGACTTTTTACGCATTCCATATCTCGTCGTGACCGACCTCGATTCTGTCGAACCAACCGGCTATCCGAGTACTTGTCGCGCCGATGTTGCGAACGCACGGACCTCCAATGCTTCACTCAAGAAACTTTGCGGTAAGGGCACAGTCGCCGAGTTGGTTGCTATGTCGCACTCTGACAAGATATCGGCCTCCAAGGACCGTTGTATTGCCTTCGAATATGGTGTGCTGGTCAGCGAAGGTGGGGCGCAATTCGAGATGATCCCTCGCACGCTTGAAGAAGCAATTGCTTATGAGAATTTTGCCCTGCTTCGCACTGGAACACTTTCGATCGGCAAGGTAATTCCCGCTCCCCTTCCCGACGCCTATACAGTGATCTACGAGCGCATCGGTTCGAAGGATTTCAAGAAGACTGACTTTGCGATGGATCTTCTCGCGGCTAAGTCGAGTTGGACGGTGCCTACCTACATTGCTGAAGGCCTACGCTGGCTCGAGCTAAGACTGTGCGGCGAGCCAGCACCACAACCTTCCCAAGACGGTAAGGCCGGTACGGCAAACACAGGCGGGAATACGGACGCAGGTACTACGGCATGA
- a CDS encoding protein kinase domain-containing protein produces the protein MTMKNFPRSKFEELSAEDQGEILTNFINSENVSKRMEGLSGTIVVMNNGNHVFPQQVSAKFPISKKSIPPNEAAIRFIREFKLQSKAYYHPNIHWPHNFSFHLGTPVAYFRFWEGDLSKLINNDTIIDVEKIAIIIQILYGLIHLSKRNIICHQDLKPENIFFRDYNKTHQSNSNQHIPLTPLIGDFGSVDLFKEHPIFRGTAPYCAPEQWKDESEWNKSDLTEKTNIFTIGIMLFELISNGYHPEGSDFTPWHLGEGEAFRNLNRERKWREWINSGCPINANLGVCYKDIFDIVKNCMTIDPKKRPNPECLIEVLFDSIKLRSNEFHEQVKIHTNYLNEIASDENWEFPSNQLSSVESEVYSYYNIES, from the coding sequence ATGACAATGAAAAATTTTCCCCGCAGCAAATTCGAAGAGTTATCAGCTGAAGATCAGGGAGAAATACTCACAAATTTCATTAATTCTGAAAACGTTTCGAAAAGAATGGAAGGTCTTTCCGGAACAATTGTTGTTATGAACAATGGAAACCATGTTTTTCCTCAACAAGTAAGTGCAAAGTTTCCAATATCAAAAAAAAGCATACCTCCAAATGAAGCTGCAATACGATTTATTAGAGAATTTAAATTGCAAAGTAAGGCTTATTATCATCCTAACATACATTGGCCTCATAATTTCAGTTTTCATCTTGGAACGCCAGTCGCATATTTTAGATTTTGGGAAGGGGATTTATCAAAATTAATTAATAACGACACTATAATTGATGTTGAAAAAATAGCCATTATAATCCAAATCTTATACGGATTAATACATCTCTCAAAACGAAATATAATTTGCCATCAAGATTTAAAGCCAGAAAACATTTTTTTTCGTGATTATAATAAGACGCATCAATCGAACTCCAATCAACACATACCCTTAACTCCACTTATTGGGGATTTTGGGAGTGTTGATTTATTTAAAGAACATCCAATATTCCGAGGAACAGCACCGTATTGCGCCCCAGAACAATGGAAAGATGAATCTGAATGGAATAAATCAGATCTCACCGAGAAAACCAACATCTTTACTATTGGAATTATGCTTTTTGAGCTTATTAGCAATGGCTACCATCCAGAAGGGTCCGATTTTACTCCATGGCATCTAGGAGAAGGTGAAGCTTTTAGAAATCTTAATAGGGAACGTAAATGGCGTGAGTGGATTAATTCAGGGTGTCCCATAAATGCTAATCTTGGTGTATGCTATAAAGATATATTTGATATAGTTAAAAATTGCATGACAATTGATCCTAAAAAACGACCAAACCCAGAATGTTTAATCGAAGTTCTTTTTGATAGCATCAAGTTACGGTCGAACGAATTCCATGAACAAGTGAAAATTCATACAAATTATCTGAATGAAATCGCTTCAGATGAAAATTGGGAATTTCCATCTAACCAACTTAGCAGTGTCGAATCAGAAGTGTATTCTTATTATAATATTGAATCATAA
- a CDS encoding IS91 family transposase: MSASLALGDIFRAAGPAWRAAHVGRLPLQQLKVMSAIEHCRTAALGGHVAACGDCGHWRIAYNSCRNRHCPRCQGNAARTWLAEREADLLPVGYFHVVFTLPARIADIALQNKAVLYALLFQAASETMMTIAADRRHLGARIGITAVLHSWGSALTHHPHVHMIVPGGGLSPDAQRWISSRPAFLLPVRVLGKLFRRLFLTRLLALFEADRLAFRGQLASLADRRDFLRYLAPVRSRRWVVYAKPPFAGPKAVLAYLSRYTHRVAISNGRLLAFNEKGVTFRYKDYRRDTAHQQQVMTLSTDEFIRRFMLHVLPRGFHRIRHYGLLASSSRKASLARVRELLKVIPTPAAEAPEPEPVTPPPCPCCGGQMVVIQILPRWCQPRGPPPATDPARGSR, translated from the coding sequence ATGTCCGCCTCCCTCGCACTGGGGGACATCTTCCGGGCTGCCGGTCCTGCCTGGCGCGCAGCCCATGTCGGCCGTCTCCCCCTGCAGCAGCTCAAGGTCATGTCGGCGATCGAACACTGCCGCACCGCGGCCCTTGGTGGCCATGTCGCGGCCTGTGGGGACTGCGGACACTGGCGCATTGCCTATAACAGTTGCCGCAACCGTCATTGTCCGCGCTGTCAGGGGAACGCCGCACGGACATGGCTGGCCGAACGCGAGGCCGATCTGCTGCCGGTCGGGTATTTCCATGTTGTCTTCACCCTGCCGGCGCGGATCGCCGACATCGCGCTGCAGAACAAGGCCGTTCTCTACGCCCTGCTGTTCCAGGCCGCCTCGGAGACGATGATGACGATCGCCGCCGATCGCCGGCATCTGGGTGCCCGCATCGGCATCACCGCCGTGCTGCACAGCTGGGGTTCGGCGCTGACCCACCATCCCCATGTGCACATGATCGTGCCGGGTGGCGGCCTGTCGCCCGATGCCCAGCGCTGGATCTCGTCGCGCCCGGCCTTCCTCCTACCCGTTCGCGTGCTGGGCAAGCTGTTTCGCCGTCTGTTCCTCACCCGGCTACTTGCGCTTTTCGAGGCCGATCGGCTGGCCTTTCGGGGCCAGCTTGCTTCCCTGGCAGACCGCCGTGACTTTCTGCGGTATCTGGCCCCCGTGCGCAGCAGGCGTTGGGTCGTTTATGCCAAACCGCCTTTTGCCGGTCCCAAAGCGGTGCTGGCCTATCTGTCGCGCTATACCCACCGTGTCGCCATCTCGAACGGTCGCCTCCTGGCGTTCAACGAAAAAGGTGTCACGTTCCGCTACAAGGACTACAGGCGGGACACGGCCCACCAGCAGCAGGTCATGACGCTCAGCACCGATGAGTTCATCCGCCGCTTCATGTTGCATGTCCTGCCACGGGGATTTCATCGCATCCGCCATTATGGCCTGCTGGCCAGTTCCAGCCGCAAGGCCAGCCTCGCCCGGGTGCGGGAATTGCTGAAGGTCATACCTACGCCAGCGGCAGAAGCGCCGGAGCCCGAACCGGTCACGCCACCGCCCTGCCCATGCTGTGGTGGTCAGATGGTCGTCATCCAGATCCTTCCCCGATGGTGCCAGCCCAGAGGGCCGCCACCGGCGACTGATCCGGCCAGGGGATCACGATGA
- a CDS encoding tyrosine-type recombinase/integrase, translating into MMTESLCIAAISPLRQRLLDDMAVRRFSRETQRNYLRDVGRFATFLGRSPHTATAEDVRQFQIAQNAAGMPTPTMNAIVSALRFFFIQTLDRPDLARRLVRVAQPRNLPVVLSRDEVARLLNATTCLKHQAALSIAYGAGLRVAEVAALRVSDIDSERMLLRVERGKGGRYRNAMLPADLLPLLREWWKAGRQQGVMHSGGWLFPGQDTKRPISTRQLHRVVVDAARAAAITRRVGPHTLRHSFATHLLEDGVDVRVIQVLLGHSRLETTALYTKVATRTVRAVISPLDRLGMLTTAQTRPDG; encoded by the coding sequence ATGATGACAGAGTCCCTGTGCATTGCTGCAATCAGTCCCCTTCGCCAGCGCCTGCTTGATGACATGGCGGTGCGGCGGTTCTCCCGGGAGACGCAGCGCAATTACCTTCGCGATGTCGGCCGTTTCGCCACGTTTCTGGGTCGCTCACCCCATACGGCAACAGCCGAGGATGTGCGCCAGTTCCAGATTGCGCAGAACGCGGCTGGCATGCCGACACCGACCATGAACGCCATCGTGTCGGCGCTGAGATTTTTCTTCATCCAGACACTCGACCGACCTGACCTTGCACGCAGGCTGGTCCGGGTGGCGCAGCCCCGCAACCTGCCCGTCGTGCTGAGCCGCGATGAGGTTGCCCGTCTGCTCAACGCAACCACCTGCCTCAAGCACCAGGCTGCCCTTTCGATCGCCTACGGGGCAGGCCTGCGTGTGGCCGAGGTCGCCGCCCTCAGGGTCAGTGATATTGACAGCGAACGCATGCTGCTCAGGGTCGAACGGGGCAAAGGGGGACGATATCGCAACGCCATGCTTCCGGCAGACCTCCTGCCCCTGCTGCGGGAGTGGTGGAAGGCCGGACGCCAGCAGGGCGTGATGCATTCGGGTGGCTGGCTGTTTCCCGGGCAGGACACCAAGAGGCCCATCAGCACACGGCAGCTCCATCGCGTGGTTGTCGATGCGGCGCGGGCCGCTGCGATCACCAGACGTGTGGGGCCTCATACCCTGCGGCACAGCTTTGCCACGCACCTGCTTGAGGATGGTGTCGATGTCCGCGTGATCCAGGTCCTGCTGGGTCATTCCCGTCTGGAGACCACGGCCCTTTATACAAAGGTTGCGACACGGACCGTGCGGGCCGTCATCAGTCCGCTCGACAGACTGGGCATGCTGACGACGGCGCAGACAAGGCCCGACGGCTGA
- a CDS encoding DUF7146 domain-containing protein, translating to MASHDAGDLARRLAENAEAVCRRYLSVGRRHGNYWLVGDVRNTPGRSLFVRLHDTANGRAGKWTDAQSGEHGDLLDVIRENLGLVDFCDVADEARAFLSLPRPDPVPLSRDRPAQERGPASSSEAARRLWAMSGPIAGTSVEAYLRRRDMTLLHGTGALRFYPRCFYRPDEHSSTETWPAMIAAVTDLDGTLTGVHRTWLAADGRGKAPVDHPRRALGGLLGHAVRFGVASDVLAAGEGIETVLSLRQVLPDLPLAACLSSAHLAAMTFPPTLRRLYVLRDDDPAGDQALATLQARADDAGIELIGLSPRLGDFNDDLRALGRSALRAILHPQLAPSDVARFLETAGT from the coding sequence ATGGCCTCGCATGATGCAGGCGATCTCGCCCGTCGTCTGGCGGAGAACGCAGAGGCGGTGTGCCGGCGGTATCTGTCCGTCGGTCGCCGTCACGGCAATTACTGGCTGGTCGGTGATGTGCGCAACACGCCGGGGCGGTCGCTGTTTGTCCGGCTGCATGATACCGCCAACGGCAGGGCAGGTAAGTGGACCGACGCACAGTCGGGCGAACATGGCGACCTGCTTGACGTGATCCGCGAAAACCTCGGCCTGGTGGATTTCTGCGACGTGGCCGATGAGGCGCGAGCGTTCCTCAGCCTGCCGCGCCCCGATCCGGTACCGTTATCGCGGGATCGTCCTGCTCAGGAACGCGGACCGGCCAGTTCTTCCGAAGCGGCTCGACGGCTCTGGGCCATGTCCGGACCGATCGCGGGCACGTCAGTAGAAGCGTATCTCCGCAGACGCGACATGACGCTTTTGCACGGAACCGGAGCCCTGCGCTTCTATCCGCGCTGCTTTTACCGACCGGATGAGCACAGTTCGACCGAGACCTGGCCTGCCATGATCGCCGCCGTCACCGATCTCGACGGCACGCTGACCGGCGTCCATCGCACCTGGCTGGCGGCGGACGGCCGCGGCAAGGCGCCGGTCGACCATCCGCGCCGCGCCCTGGGCGGGTTGCTCGGCCATGCCGTGCGCTTCGGGGTCGCGTCTGACGTGCTCGCCGCCGGGGAAGGCATCGAGACGGTCCTGTCGCTGCGGCAGGTTCTGCCCGATCTGCCGCTGGCCGCATGCCTGTCCTCGGCGCATCTCGCCGCCATGACGTTTCCGCCGACGCTGCGCCGCCTCTACGTCCTGCGCGATGACGACCCGGCCGGGGATCAGGCGCTGGCGACGCTGCAGGCCCGCGCGGACGACGCCGGGATCGAGCTGATCGGCCTGTCACCACGGCTGGGCGATTTCAATGATGATCTCCGTGCCCTTGGACGTAGCGCGCTGCGGGCGATCCTGCATCCCCAACTCGCGCCATCGGACGTAGCGCGGTTTCTGGAGACCGCCGGCACCTGA
- a CDS encoding DUF2493 domain-containing protein: MTRTDDFEPAPAASSTAHVLAELQMYGYRPFEDEPDPRPLPEAPRIGGAVADIFDAIAATLTDTRLEPDLEALLWSTVNIFHRMVGQVERELDRNEQAQKRSQQEQDGSEIRSVELERLIAEGLTLIERRNAYEIFRDEAQEQFERLTMSAWRPKTGSLVSRRTMTASMIDSRDFLNARRRAEGELLVPPGPKVVVTGGLDFDDHILIWDRLDRVRAKHPDMVLLHGGSPRGAEFIASRWADHREIVQIAFKPDWTKHAKAAPFRRNDAMLDTMPIGVIVFPGTGIQENLADKAKKLGIPVLRFGGGA, encoded by the coding sequence ATGACCCGCACCGATGATTTCGAACCCGCACCCGCCGCCTCATCCACCGCCCATGTGCTGGCTGAACTCCAGATGTATGGCTACCGTCCCTTCGAGGACGAGCCGGACCCGCGGCCATTGCCCGAAGCGCCCCGCATCGGTGGCGCGGTCGCGGACATCTTCGACGCCATCGCCGCGACCCTGACCGACACGCGGCTGGAACCCGACCTCGAAGCGTTGCTCTGGTCCACGGTCAACATCTTCCACCGCATGGTCGGCCAGGTCGAGCGTGAGCTTGACCGCAACGAGCAGGCGCAGAAACGCAGCCAGCAGGAACAGGATGGCAGCGAGATCCGTTCGGTGGAACTGGAACGGCTGATCGCGGAGGGGCTGACCCTGATCGAGCGCCGCAACGCCTACGAGATATTCCGTGACGAGGCGCAGGAGCAGTTCGAGCGCCTGACCATGAGCGCGTGGCGGCCGAAAACCGGGTCGCTGGTCTCACGCCGCACCATGACAGCCTCCATGATTGACAGCCGCGATTTCCTCAACGCCCGACGTCGCGCCGAGGGCGAATTGCTGGTGCCGCCCGGTCCCAAGGTGGTCGTGACAGGCGGTCTCGATTTCGATGACCATATCCTGATCTGGGACCGGCTCGACAGGGTCCGGGCCAAGCATCCCGACATGGTGCTGCTGCACGGCGGTTCGCCCAGGGGCGCGGAATTCATTGCTTCACGCTGGGCCGATCACCGGGAGATCGTGCAGATCGCCTTCAAGCCGGACTGGACGAAGCATGCCAAGGCCGCGCCCTTCCGCCGCAACGATGCGATGCTCGACACAATGCCGATCGGTGTCATTGTCTTCCCAGGCACGGGTATTCAGGAGAATCTGGCCGACAAGGCGAAAAAGCTCGGTATCCCGGTCCTGCGCTTTGGAGGCGGCGCGTGA
- a CDS encoding DUF736 domain-containing protein, giving the protein MATIGTFKKVGNGYNGEIVTLSLQTPNVRIAPETTRANENAPSHRVFVGRVEIGAAWSRRSNEGRDYLSLKLDDPSFNAPIFANLFDDEDGEGYSLIWSRPNGRRNGD; this is encoded by the coding sequence ATGGCCACCATCGGCACCTTCAAGAAAGTCGGCAACGGGTATAACGGCGAGATCGTCACCCTCTCGCTCCAGACCCCTAACGTCCGCATCGCCCCCGAGACAACGCGCGCGAACGAAAATGCCCCCAGCCACCGCGTCTTCGTCGGTCGGGTCGAGATCGGAGCGGCCTGGTCCCGGCGCTCCAACGAGGGGCGCGACTATCTCAGCCTCAAGCTGGACGATCCGAGCTTCAACGCCCCGATCTTCGCCAATCTCTTCGATGACGAGGACGGCGAGGGCTACAGCCTGATCTGGTCCCGCCCCAACGGTCGCCGCAACGGCGACTGA
- a CDS encoding helix-turn-helix domain-containing protein, with the protein MITGRQVRAARALLNWTQEMLAEKALVALTALKRLESERGLGVHEGTTDQVRRALEAAGILFIESGQGRGVMFLNETSGIETRQARVRRVRSPT; encoded by the coding sequence ATGATCACTGGCCGACAGGTAAGGGCGGCACGGGCACTTCTGAACTGGACACAGGAGATGCTTGCTGAAAAGGCCCTCGTAGCATTGACCGCGCTCAAGCGCCTTGAATCCGAACGCGGTCTCGGCGTTCATGAGGGCACGACCGACCAGGTTCGCCGCGCGCTGGAAGCGGCGGGCATCCTGTTCATCGAGTCCGGACAAGGGCGTGGCGTCATGTTTCTTAACGAGACTTCCGGCATCGAAACGCGGCAGGCTAGGGTGCGTCGCGTTCGTTCTCCGACCTGA
- a CDS encoding DNA -binding domain-containing protein, producing the protein MQKPPLDPSVADSAPEASCLTGYDEQHLITYLRLLDAEADGADWREVARIVLHRDPVVDPEGVHRCWHSHLARAHWMTEHGYQHLLRGGAPH; encoded by the coding sequence ATGCAGAAGCCCCCGCTCGACCCGTCTGTCGCCGACAGCGCTCCGGAAGCGTCCTGTCTCACCGGCTACGACGAACAGCATCTGATTACCTATCTCCGCCTGCTGGATGCCGAGGCCGACGGCGCCGACTGGCGCGAGGTCGCCCGCATCGTGCTCCACCGCGACCCGGTGGTTGACCCCGAGGGCGTCCACCGCTGCTGGCACAGTCATCTGGCGCGGGCGCACTGGATGACCGAGCATGGCTACCAGCATCTCCTGCGCGGCGGCGCGCCCCACTGA
- a CDS encoding DUF2285 domain-containing protein: protein MPPFSAPRAGPRCPRQTPKPSPGAGGCDFESVRTALDPRTARWTVAVSPAVIAVVPLPTALADAASRPLSLARTGLSPDMAGEVLIEQGETILRLYVLPPDKAKVGVLLPLDALFEVRVQAALRLWRALMDQRPGRDPARLSSDRIRRLILALRTLDGLDDGVSQREIAGVLFGREVSAGEWLSHDLHFRMKRLVLFARGLSDGGYRRLLLHPFRGR from the coding sequence GTGCCACCCTTCAGCGCGCCGCGCGCCGGGCCGCGCTGTCCACGTCAGACGCCGAAGCCTTCGCCCGGCGCTGGGGGTTGCGATTTCGAGAGTGTCCGCACGGCCCTCGATCCGCGTACCGCCCGCTGGACTGTTGCGGTATCGCCGGCCGTGATTGCGGTTGTCCCCCTGCCGACAGCACTGGCTGACGCGGCGTCTCGTCCGCTTTCCCTCGCTCGGACAGGACTGTCGCCTGATATGGCGGGAGAAGTACTGATCGAGCAGGGGGAGACGATCCTGCGGCTGTACGTCCTGCCGCCTGACAAGGCGAAGGTCGGCGTGCTTCTCCCGCTCGACGCGCTGTTCGAGGTCCGTGTCCAGGCCGCCCTGCGGCTCTGGCGTGCGCTGATGGATCAGCGTCCCGGTCGTGATCCGGCCCGCCTGTCATCCGATCGCATCCGCAGGTTGATCCTGGCGCTCCGTACGCTTGACGGTCTGGATGACGGGGTGTCGCAGCGCGAGATCGCCGGCGTTCTGTTCGGTCGGGAGGTTTCCGCAGGGGAGTGGCTTTCGCACGACCTGCATTTTCGCATGAAACGGCTGGTGCTTTTTGCACGGGGACTGAGCGACGGGGGATACCGACGCCTGCTACTGCACCCGTTTCGAGGGCGGTAG
- a CDS encoding helix-turn-helix transcriptional regulator, which produces MSANYSDLPPRYLRTPDASRFVGLSIRTLEKHRIYGTGPRYSKLGGRVVYRVDELQAWVESGARAHTSDTTAGTVSAAARQSPLIPPTSPTSRGNRR; this is translated from the coding sequence ATGTCCGCCAATTACAGCGATCTGCCGCCGCGCTACCTGCGCACGCCCGACGCCTCGCGCTTCGTCGGACTGTCCATTCGCACCCTGGAAAAACACCGGATCTACGGCACCGGCCCGCGCTATTCGAAGCTCGGCGGCCGCGTGGTCTATCGGGTCGATGAACTACAGGCCTGGGTCGAGAGCGGGGCACGCGCCCACACCTCGGACACCACCGCCGGCACCGTGTCGGCTGCTGCGCGGCAAAGCCCGCTGATCCCGCCGACATCGCCGACCTCACGCGGGAACCGACGCTGA
- a CDS encoding replication initiator protein A, with amino-acid sequence MSPTGRTRSEREQLELFHAIAGDFAPRDAQDLMAFPFFSLAKSPRMVPIDYRTPDVTIRVEASAEHGMATIWDADVLIWAASHLVAARDAGRRTSRLMVASPREILTFIGRGDSARDYERLEAAFDRLQSTTIKTSLRQTGKGQLHRFSWINEWKRHTAREGRTRVIELILPDWFYQAVLDDALVLTIDPAYFDLTGGLERWLYRIVRKHGGRQRAGWAFGLRHLYEKSASLSPYRRFAFELREMAKRQPFAGYRLSVRPDRNGNDTLAFAPVKLSTGTCGQAVNSSVLSVVDLSVPSLPRHPCYRLRKTPNHDVESNGYGTLNLESNLKESNFKDVGPPSDPWISPGEGS; translated from the coding sequence ATGTCCCCGACGGGCAGAACGCGCTCCGAGCGCGAGCAACTGGAACTCTTCCACGCTATCGCGGGAGATTTTGCGCCTCGCGATGCGCAGGATCTGATGGCGTTTCCGTTCTTCAGCCTCGCCAAGTCCCCTCGCATGGTTCCGATCGATTACCGGACCCCCGATGTCACGATCCGCGTCGAGGCTTCCGCCGAACATGGCATGGCTACGATCTGGGATGCCGACGTGCTGATCTGGGCCGCAAGTCATCTCGTTGCCGCGCGCGACGCCGGTCGGCGCACGTCGCGGCTGATGGTGGCCAGCCCACGCGAGATACTGACCTTCATCGGCCGGGGCGACAGTGCGCGGGACTATGAGCGGCTGGAAGCGGCCTTCGACCGGCTGCAATCCACCACGATCAAGACCTCGCTCCGGCAGACCGGGAAGGGCCAACTGCACCGGTTTTCCTGGATCAACGAATGGAAACGACACACCGCGCGGGAAGGGCGCACCCGCGTGATCGAATTGATCCTGCCCGACTGGTTCTACCAGGCGGTTCTCGACGACGCGCTCGTGCTGACCATCGACCCGGCTTATTTTGACCTCACAGGCGGTCTGGAGCGCTGGCTCTATCGCATCGTGCGCAAGCATGGCGGTCGCCAGCGCGCGGGCTGGGCCTTCGGCCTGCGCCATCTCTACGAAAAATCCGCCAGCCTTTCCCCCTATCGCCGCTTTGCCTTCGAACTGCGCGAGATGGCGAAACGGCAGCCCTTTGCCGGCTATCGGCTGTCGGTGCGTCCCGACCGTAACGGCAATGACACGCTGGCCTTCGCGCCTGTCAAATTATCCACAGGCACCTGTGGACAGGCTGTGAATTCATCCGTGCTATCAGTTGTGGATTTATCCGTGCCATCACTGCCACGGCATCCGTGCTATCGTTTGCGGAAAACGCCGAATCACGACGTTGAATCAAACGGTTATGGCACCCTTAACTTAGAATCTAACTTAAAAGAGTCTAACTTTAAGGATGTTGGCCCCCCTTCCGATCCGTGGATAAGCCCCGGAGAGGGGTCATGA